In Sparus aurata chromosome 5, fSpaAur1.1, whole genome shotgun sequence, the genomic window TCCCACAGAGAACAAGCCACGATACATCGAGTATattcgatatatcgcccagccctattaCAATTTATCATTTTAGcagattttgatattttatataaatCTCTCCAAATTTGACTCCAGTTTTCCATTCCTAATGGTCTGTCCAGATCAGTTTCCCAGTTTCTTTGAACCATATTCCAGTTATTTCCTTTTGGgctgtttaacattttataaagTTTAGGAGCAAtcttatgtttctgtttgaacATTGATTCAAGAATGATTTCCAGCTCTGATACTGTGGATATTTTAACCACTTCACTGAAATAAGACATCAGGTGAGATCTTATTTGCATATAAGTTAAGTAATCCTTGTCGTCAATTCTGTATGAATCTGAAAGTTCggcaaaatattttaattttctgtccCTGGTGTTTATCAAGTCACCAATAGTTCTTATACCTTTACTTTCCCAAAGTTCATTTTTAAGAGGTTTGCCATTCAAGGTAAGCTTATAGTTGTTCCACAAGGGGACATTTAGAGAGTTGTTAACTTTAAATTGATCATATCTTGAATTTTGTTCACCATAGAGCAAGAAAAATGAATCAGAgaattgtcctttttttttctttttttacatatagGAGCATACCACATCCCTCGTAATGAAAGGTTGTCTTTTTGCATATCTAAGGCTTCCTGTCCAATGCTTTCCCAGCTGGTATCTATAAATTCAGCCCCGTAACCCTACTTCAAGGGATATCTAGTGGTAAATGCTATATATTATTTGTATACATTTGGGAGGCTGAGGCCCCCCATGTCCCCATCCACGTACATGTTTTTAACACTGACCCGAGGGGTCTTGTTATTCCAGATAACATTTCTGAAAAGAACTtcaatttcttttaaaaactttttatctAGGGGAAGTGGGATGGCAGCCATAAGAAAACTTATCCTCGGTAGGACATTAATTTTTATAGTATTTATTCAACCCCAGATAGTCAGTGGGAGGCTTTTCCACCTTTCTATATCTGccttaatattattaataaggttttttaaattatttcaaaGTTACACCAAGATAACGCATTCCCTCAGGAGACCATTTGAATGGCAAACCAATAATATGTGATTTAAAGCAGTAACATTTAAAGGTAGAGCTTCAGATTCATCTCAGTTCACCTTACAACCTGAAATGGAGCCAAAATCTTTCACTGTCTCCAGAATATATTTAAGAGAGGTGGGTGAGTCAGATACTGTCAACAATATGTCATCCACAAAAAGACCtagttttatttctgttacGTGGGCTGAACACCTTTAATATTATGGTTATTTCTGATTGAAATGGCCAGAGTTTctaatgataaaataaagagCAGAAGGCTCAAATTTACACCCTTGCGAGGTCCCACGGTTAAACTGAAATTGATTAGAAATTCTACTGTTTGTAATAATTTTGGCTTTTGGTTGTGAATAAATCAAAGAAATATACTTAATGAAATTGGGACCAAATCCAAATTTATACAGTGTTTTGAAAAGATAGGGCCATTCAATGCGGTCGAACGCCTTTACGGCATCCAACAATACCGCAATAGCTGGAGTGACCAATGAGTTGGCAAAGTACATTATATGAAATAACTCACACATGGTATCCACAATTTGCCTTGGATTTTACAAATCCAATTTGATCTATGTGAATAAGTTTAGGAATAATTCCTTCTAATCTTCTTGCAAGATTGTAGCACAATCTTTTCTCTCTGAATTCAGGACAGAGGTAGGGCGATATGCTGCACATTGTAAAGGGTTCTTATTTGTTTCGACACGTCTGAAGCTTGAAATGCTGCTTTGGCTCAGGATGAGattctttcttactttttaaaaaaaaaaaaaattttattgatttttttccaatgaaaaacaaaacacagacatgtaAATATACACTCAGAACAGGTACATCAGACAGGGTCATCTACAGCAAAACACAATGACAGGTTCTGTAAAAAACAAAGGGTTGGCAGAAAACAGGCTGAAGGGTCGGATCCAGAGTCTTTAAGGGACCCACAGTTCTCCATTAGAGTCCACAGTGACACAAAATACCTTCCTTCGTACAGTCCCTGATGTCATcagtaaaaaaacataattccaCACAGAATATACATTCAGTGGTAAGCTCACCTATTATCTATGTAGTCcctccatttctgccaatattggtcagctttttcagTGTTGTCTCAGGGAAAATGTTAACTTTTCCAAGTTGTGAATTTCTTCAATTATTCCTATCCAGTCTGAAATCGTCAGGCACTCCTTGCTCAGCCATTTCCATATTATCGCCTTTTTACTACATGCTAATAATAGCTGCAGTAGGTATCCgtcgtttttatttatttcagttggTATGTTACCTAAGTATATGACTCCGAAACGGAGATCAGGCTGCAAAATTATTACTGATTTGATTGCTGCTGTAATATCTTCCCAATAAGATGAAATAATGGGACATTCCCAGAATATGTGAAAGTGGCCAGCTGACATATTGCCACACCCTCTCCAACATCGTCCTTGATCTGGATTATTGGTCTGTAAACTTCTGATTCTCTGAGTTATAAAAAATCCTACAGTGCATTTCCAGGTGAATTCCCTCCATAAATctgagctggaggtggtggaCAATGTCCTACAGATATTTAGCCAATCATCTTCAGTTAACTGTGTGTTAGCTTCTTTTCCCATCTTGATTTAATGTACATTGTGGAAAGACCTCTGTCCTCCTGTAGAGCTGAATACATCCTTGAAATCAGTTTTATGCTCAAATTTCCTTTGTAAGTATTAATAAATATCTCTATCAGGTTCATTCCTTCCTCTCCAatagttttgatatttttttaaaattatctCTCAATTGAAAATATCTGAAGAGATCCTGTTTCTCCAAATTGTGCTTTTCCCTGAGATACATAAAGTAAACTAGACCAGCATTAGTAGAGATTTTGCAATATGAGGTAATACCCAAGTTTGTCCATCGTGTAAACCTGCTGTCCAGCTCGGCCGCTGTGAATTCCGTATCAAATGCTACCCCGCGTAATAGTCGTGCATTTCTTTCATACTGACAGTCTTTGAGGATTTTGTACCATATGTTCAGAGGGGTTGCGATCCAGTTACTTAGTTTATCTCCCAGTAGGTACTTTTTCAAGAGGCATTTGTCTCCCAACACAGATGGGAGAGGTTCACATATAAAAATTTGTTCTAACTCCATTTTGCTTCACACTCCGGATCACACCAACCGACCAGGAAGCGAAGCTGTGCCGTTCTGTAATAATCCTCCAAACAGGGCAGGACCCTACCACCTTTATCTTTGGGCAACTGTAGTGTCTGATATCTAATCTGTGGCCTTTGTTTTGCCCAGATAAAAGTAGATATCATCCTGTTCCATTCATTAAATTGCTTTGGTGGTATCTCAATTGGTAACGTCTGGAAGAAGTACAGGAGACGGAGCAGCACGTTCATCTTAATTATGTCTATCCGGCTGTACATATTTGTCGGTAATAGGGACCAGAGGTTTAAGTCTGCCTTGATATCAGCTGTTATGGAAGTATAATTGTGGTCATAAATGGTAGTTAAATCTTTCGGTATTCGTATTCCAAGATACTTCATTATACTGTCTGTTGGTTTAAATGTGCTTGTTCTATAAATCTTTTCATTTGGGTTCAGATTAAAGGTTAAAGTTTGGGTTTTGTGTAGATTAAGTTTATAACCAGAGTAAAAGCCGAATTCTTCAAGTAAATGCAGTAATTTAGGAAGACTTACTTTGGGGTTGCTAAGGGTCATAAGAATGTCATCCACATATAAACAGATTTTATGCTGTGTGTTTCCAGTCAATACACCAGTTATGTCCTTATCCTCTCTTATCGCCTGAACCAGTGGctcaataaaaagtgcaaaaagtGTAGAGCTAAGTGGACAGCCCTGACAACACCCCCTCTCAAGAAATACTGTATTAGACAGGGACCCATTAATTTTTTATTCTGGCGGTGGGGGAACTGTATAAGGAGTTCAGACATCCAATTACCTGATTGTTGAAACCGAAACGTTTGAGAACCAAATACAAATATTCCCATCGAACGGAATGGAAGACACTCAACTGTTTTGTCACGAATGCTTCAAAGTAGATCATTAACTGTGTGAGACAACTATTATACAGCAGCTTGAATCTTTATGAGAGTTCAGTTTGATCACTCCcgactgtcagtcagctgtttttaaCCAGGAGAAGAAAAGTGAACAGAATCAGAGAAATATCAGCAAAGCCTGAGGAGccaagaaacattttacaactacaaactttgatgttttcaagtgtggagcaggttttaactgaggctCTGTTGTAAAAGAGGGAACAAAGTTCAgattgacagagctgctcctcgtcctggaATGAACCAAAGGTCGATAACCgttccctcttcttcctcctctcacataGCAGCTCCAATCTGtcactatatttccttgttccctgCCCTTCATATCTACACTTTTATGGATGGGTGTAAGCCGCGTAACTTAGCTGACAGACCTCAttcgctgcacaaacacacgtgttcagatcagagctcaggctagtttcagttatcaggaagtgaagctcagacggtcgttgacactgagaggtgaaatggcgcagaaagcagttcagctggaccgagaAACAATTTCTTGTCcaatctgtttggatctactgaaggatccggtgactattccctgtggacacagctactgcaagaactgtattaaagaccactgggacacagaggatgagaaggggatccacagctgccctcagtgcaggaagagcttcacaccgaggcctgagctgctgaaaaacaccatgttagcagttttagtggaggagctgaagaagactggactccaagctgctcctgctgatctctgctatgctggacctgaagatgtggcctgtgatgtctgcactgggaggaaactgagagctgtcaagTCCTGTTTGGTCTGTATGGTTTCTTTCTGTAAGAAACATCTTCAGCCTCATCATGAATCTCCTGCCTATggaaaacacaagctggtggagccgtcagagaagctccaggagaacatctgctctcgtcacgatgaggtgatgaagatgttctgtcgtactgatcagcagtgtatctgttatctctgccctgtggacgaacataaaggccacgacacagtgtcagctgcagcagagaggactgagaggcagagagagctggaggggagtcgacacaacatccagcagagaatccaggacagagaggaagatgtgaagctgcttcaacaggaggtggaggccatcaatggctctgctgataaagcagtggagcacagtgagaagatcttcacccagctgatccgtctcatggaggaaagacgctctgatgtgaagcagcaggtcagatcccagcaggaaactgaagtgagtcgagtcaaagagcttcaggagaagctggagcaggagatcactgagctgaagaggaaagacgctgagctgaagaagctctcacacacagaggatcacaaccagtttctacacaactacccctcactgtcagcactcagtgagtctacacactcatccagcatcaagatccgtcctctcaagtactttgaggatgtgacagcagctgtgtcagagctcagagacaaactacaggacgtcctgagagagacatggaccaacatctcactgacagtgactcaagtggatgttttactgtcaaacccacaaccagagcccgagaccagagctgacttcttaagatattcacatgaaatcacactggatccaaacacagcaaacacatatctgttattatctgaggggaacagaaaagcaacatacacgagtcaacaacagtcttattctagtcacccagacagattcacttaCTGGtgtcaggtcctgagtagagagagtctgactggacgttgttactgggaggtggagaggagaggaggagtttatgtagcagtcgcatacaagaatatcagcagagcagggagctcagatgaatgtttatttggacacaatgacaaatcttggatgTTAGATTGTTACACAAACTGTTATTACTTTTATCACAACAAAGTCAgaactcccgtctcaggtcctcggtcctccagagttggagtgtacctggatcacagtgcaggtattctgtcattctacagcgtctctgacaccatgactctcctccacagagtccagaccacattcactcagcctctctatgctggaatTTATGTTTATGGTTATGAATCCACTGCTGAGTTCAGTAAACTCAAATagtctgaagtcatttcagggtcagtgggttaaattgtgtgtttcattccttcagacttgttgtgtttccatcattgttgctgagagctgattgttgtggcatttcttcactgcacacagatcaacctgtcaatcaaacattgtgggcggtactttgccgccttcttgttgttgtgtaaatgttggactttcttcaggcggcgctccttcctgtgtctgttcagccacggaggctctcgctgctcctgatgacttcacttcacatgatcataatcaataaggagatgcttcattatttgcttgtacatagctgagattctgctccaacacactgattgtgtggatgaagtgaatctgatcatgaaatcactgaacaagagtggtttaacagactttactgataTGTTTAATATACAAGTTATTAAAGGGTGTTTGTCCTTCACTGTTTTATGTAGTCATATTTCTTCCACAAGGAAACTTCTCACTTGTAAATATTCATAAACGTCTGATTTCAGTAGGTTATATAGTTTTGATAAGTTCTCAAAAATCTCTATTCCTTTATCTGTAACTATCTGATTATCAGTCAAGCCTTTACTTAAACCGTTTTTAAAAGTATTGTCATTTAAAGTTGGTTTAAATTCCCTGTCCATTTATAATGTTGTGAAAAATTGATTTATGTAATTTTGCAAGAATTGAAGTGAGTAATTTATGATCTACATTTAATAAAGATATTGGGCGATATGAGGCACAATCTGTTAGTTCTTTACCTTCTTTATGAATTAATGTGTGTTGAGTTGAGCTGCAGGCCGCGCCCATGTCTGTCTGAGTGCATCAGGTATGGGTACGTCTCCCAGCCTGCAGGCAGCTGATTGAAGGAACCAGGTGAAGGTGATCTGGTCATCAAGATGTTTGGAGGCACTCGCTCACAGGACAATGAGGAGTGAGCAGCGTGTGAGAGAAATGGTTGGAGAGTCTGGACTTGGGAAAAAGAGACTGCAGGACTAAAGTTTGGTTCGAAGAAGGAGCCGGTGAGCTTTCAGTTATGTGTCTGTGCTGCCTGCACTGTGGGCTGTGGACTAATTATGTGATGAAATGCAggttaaaatgtaaagtgttgAATAAGTTATGTGATTAAAATGCAAGTTAAGATGTTCTATATTTAATAACAAGTGGGTTGAAAACACAGTTAATAACGTGGTGTATTCAAGCTGAAAGTAAGTTGATAAATAATGATGTGTGTATTTACGGAAGTTAAAAGCTGACAAAGTTTGTAAGGTTAAAATCATCATCAGATactgctttaaaatgtatttaattcattttgggTGTTTAAGTATGGGTATTTTCCTCTTATTTTCAAGACTAATTTCTAGTACTTTAAAAAATTAAGTATTTGATTTTGGGTTATGTTGATTGATTATGGTTTCTTGGCTTAGGGGAGACTGGGGACAGTTGCAACACTTTTCACATTAATCTCAGTTACTCAGAGACTATTTGGACGAGGCTCACCAAATCTTTACATATTAAACCTACAtctgtctgctaaatgcccatACCATTTAAAGATGGCTACACATAACATATCAAtcacaatatttatttgaatAGAGGAATTCAGACGTTGCAACCGACCCCAAACCTGGGGACAGTTGCAACACGGATCAGGGACGGTTGCAACAtatcaaaaaaacattaaatttcACTAATTATCTTCTGCTTTTTGTCTAAATAAGCACACTATACAATGTTtaataagttttgttttgtgtaaaacatAGGCCTACCTCAAGTCAATGTGCAGATGTTACCGAAGCTATAAAAACTCAATATATCATTTTGGGACAAAAAGAATGGAATAATttgcaacacaaaaaacatttattaaacatgTGAACAGACAGTGAACTGTTTTAGTGAACAAAATTCTCATTGTTTTAAAGCTCCAGTGAATATAAACTTTGACTTTAAGTTTTATTAAAGGCACaaaaatgtttagaaaataaGAGAGCAACACTCGCCTGTCCCCAAAAAATCTGCTGCCTTGTGAACAATTCCACCAGCTCCTGAACAATTCTGTAGAACCCAGAACATTTCTGCTGGCTCACagagagaattaaaaaaaaaagggaattcaGTCATTTGGAGTCACAGTTGTGACATGTGTAGACATCAGCCCCAGGTGTGCAATCTTTATGTGTCCAGGACTTGCACATCCAGCACTGCAGCCACACTTCTctggatttggagaaactttcCAGGCAGACGATGCAGACATCTTCTTCCCCTTCAGAGTCTgattcttctcttctttttctttggttttcttcACACTTTTCTTTGTGGTTTGCTTTTCTTCTATTCTTTTTTGCCTTCCTCTGTACAGATTATTATTTAATCACTATATGACAAGTTTATATGACACATACAACATACAACAATAACTAATTTCTCATGTTTGCTCCACAAGttatttggggaattattttgtttatcattAGCATTAGTTTCTCATTGTGGTTGCCTGTTCTGTTCATCATAAGCAATGAAATATATGAATTGTGCCTATTTTGAACTAAAAATCTTCAAAAATACAGTTATGTGGTCTGTTTTGATATGACTAGCTTAATTAGCATGGGGACAGTTGCAACCGTCCTCATGGTATCAGTCATGACAAAACAGCATGTGCTAGCTAGGCACATTGACACTGACGCATGTAAACCATGTCATTTGATAGTCAACAAAATAGTGATTCAAACTAGGTAGGTTTGGATTAATTCATACAAAAGATCAGGACAgtatgacaaaaacacagctcATGAAAAAAGCTACTTTCATACCTCCAAAACAACTTTGTCTTGATAGAAGCAGGACCAGATGCTCAATATGGCCTCTCTCTTCTTGGTGGGCAGAGGGTCTAACTGAGCATGTGCAGTGAGTGTCATCACTCTAGCATGTTTCTGATTGGAGAAATGAGGCTTGTTGCAACCTTCCCTTGTTGCAACTgtccccagtctcccctacatTTTTCCTGACCTtctatctgtgtttgtgtttaaggtTTTTCACCTGGTATTGGCCCTGGCAACttctaaataaaaagaaagaaagctgaaTCTTGGTCATTGACAATTCTGTCTCCGTTATTGacttaattgattattttacttattttaatgcattggcattacatttgggagggagggtgtgttgtgaggcagatgtctgtcatgtctgctgtatcctcgtccagtggagctgctgttcTGTCATAAACCTAATATACTGTTCAATATTTGCcacataacattactttagaattattttcatgattcaTTTATCAATTTTTGTGTTCTCAGTTCATAGGTCTCTagtgtgaagtgtgctaaacaacacacatacatatgaggcctactgtggattattatggactactgtggcagtggattattgctctgaatggattattgttaactctactgagttagttgcgtctttctttaccacatttattagaatatttattgtgacaatataatttggacaaatttgcctacattcctacagtttagttatgtttttgacgtattagtttgttttatttaaaagaatcaTAACACACATTGAAGTAAATTTAATGTACACAAAACTATATAGGACCATTAGTTCTGCACACAGATTATAGTTTAAGACCATATCATCAGTTAAGCACaagtagtccactttgtaatacctgtgaaatatacacaaaatattCCCTCAATATCACAAagtgctcatcagtcatttatcttcattcagtttcatttattgacatatagaggatccccattgtttatcttgtattatcatgttctatcagttcaacttgcttGGTGGGttaatttaagatgttttattttaattagattttcACGACTCCTGTTTTCCTCTCAAAATGTAATAGACTGTAGCATCTTTGTTGATCACCTAAAAGgcttaggaatctatccattgtagtttgacaaaataggggcccccaaaaagcatcttgcatagggcccccaaacaatgtcgaccgggccgccgactgagaaccactggcaggtgtcgaccgggccgccgactgagaaccactggcaggtgtcgaccgggccgccgactgagaaccactggcaggtgtcgaccgggccgccgactgagacCCACTGGcgggtgtcgaccgggccgcgactgagaaccactggcgggtgtcgaccgggccgccgactgagaaccactggcgggtgtcgaccgggccgccgactgagaaccactggcgggtgtcgaccgggccgccgactgagaaccactggcgggtgtcgaccgggccgcgtCTGAGAAACACtagcaggtgtcgaccgggccgctgACTGAGAACCACtagcaggtgtcgaccgggcagccgactgagaaccactggcacgtgtcgaccgggccgccgagtGAATACCACTGGctggtgtcgaccgggccgccgactgagaaccactggctggtgtcgaccgggccgccgactgagaaccactggcacgtgtcgaccgggccgccgagtGAATACCACTGGctggtgtcgaccgggccgccgactgagaaccactggctggtgtcgaccgggccgccgactgagaaccactggcgggtgtcgaccgggccgccgactgagaaccactggcgggtgtcgaccgggccgccgactgagaaccactggcacgtgtcgaccgggccgccgagtGAATACCACTGGctggtgtcgaccgggccgccgactgagaaCCACTGGCTGGTGTCGGCCGGGCTGCCGACTGAGAACCACTGGcgggtgtcgaccgggccgccgactgaga contains:
- the LOC115581437 gene encoding tripartite motif-containing protein 16-like isoform X1, with the translated sequence MAQKAVQLDRETISCPICLDLLKDPVTIPCGHSYCKNCIKDHWDTEDEKGIHSCPQCRKSFTPRPELLKNTMLAVLVEELKKTGLQAAPADLCYAGPEDVACDVCTGRKLRAVKSCLVCMVSFCKKHLQPHHESPAYGKHKLVEPSEKLQENICSRHDEVMKMFCRTDQQCICYLCPVDEHKGHDTVSAAAERTERQRELEGSRHNIQQRIQDREEDVKLLQQEVEAINGSADKAVEHSEKIFTQLIRLMEERRSDVKQQVRSQQETEVSRVKELQEKLEQEITELKRKDAELKKLSHTEDHNQFLHNYPSLSALSESTHSSNCSIFYFEDVTAAVSELRDKLQDVLRETWTNISLTVIQVDVLLSNPQPEPKTRADFLRYSREITLDPNTANTWLLLSEGNRKATYTSQQQSYSSHPDRFTDWCQVLSRESLTGRCYWEVEWRGETVSVAVAYKNISRAGSSHECRFGYNDKSWRLYCFTNSYNFYHNSVHTPVSGPRSSRVGVYLDHSAGILSFYSVSDTMTLLHRVQTTFTQPLYAGVYVDYDSTAEFSKLK